A window of Rattus norvegicus strain BN/NHsdMcwi chromosome 14, GRCr8, whole genome shotgun sequence contains these coding sequences:
- the Mrps24 gene encoding 28S ribosomal protein S24, mitochondrial — protein MASSASVRGLGLRVLACSPELPCAWRALHTSAVCAKNRAARVRVAKGDKPVSYEEAHAPHYIAHRKGWLSQHTGNLDGEDHAAERTLEDVFLRKFMLGTFPGCLADQIVLKRRANQVDICALVLRQLPAHKFYFLVGYSETLLSHFYKCPVRLHLQTVPSKVVYKYI, from the exons ATGGCGTCGTCTGCGTCCGTCCGCGGGCTGGGGCTGCGG GTGCTGGCCTGCAGCCCGGAGCTGCCTTGCGCCTGGCGCGCCCTGCACACCTCCGCGGTCTGCGCCAAG AACCGGGCGGCCAGAGTCCGCGTGGCCAAAGGGGACAAGCCGGTGAGCTACGAGGAGGCGCACGCCCCGCACTACATCGCACACCGAAAGGGCTGGCTGTCGCAGCACACAG GTAACCTGGATGGAGAAGACCATGCCGCGGAGAGAACCCTGGAGGATGTATTCCTTCGAAAGTTTATGCTGGGCACCTTTCCAGGCTGCCTGGCTGACCAGATTGTTCTGAAGCGCCGGGCCAACCAAGTGGACATCTGTGCcctggtcctcaggcagctgccAGCACACAAATTCTACTTTCTCGTGGgttacagtgagactctgttgtCCCACTTTTACAAGTGTCCTGTGCGACTCCACCTTCAAACTGTGCCCTCCAAGGTCGTGTACAAGTACATATGA